One genomic segment of Ferrimonas sp. YFM includes these proteins:
- a CDS encoding IS110 family transposase, whose translation MIKANTLFVGLDVHKETTDVALISDSMGDTVRYYGTVPTNMKAFDKLLKQQATKANKLCVVYEAGPCGFWLYRHLNKRDIDCWVIAPALIPKAPGDKVKTDKRDACTLARLARSGDIAPIYIPDARDEAIRDLIRCREDAMLDLRQARQRLKSFLLRNGHPCSGRQNWTDAYKRHLADIHFSEPAQKITFQDYIHTVTERYERLQRLELEMETLAESWRWYPLVQQLTALRGIRFLSAITLMAELGDLRRFTNPRQLMNFVGLTPSERSSGTRERRGNITKCGNTHARRILIEAAWAYRFSPKVSREMQIRQQHHSHKLQQRSWEVQLRLCARFRRLQARGKEYNKVVTAVARELTGYLWDIAQRFEPERRVHIG comes from the coding sequence ATGATTAAAGCTAACACACTTTTCGTCGGACTGGATGTGCACAAGGAAACCACGGATGTCGCTTTGATTTCCGATTCGATGGGCGACACCGTTCGCTACTACGGCACCGTTCCCACCAACATGAAAGCCTTCGACAAGCTGCTAAAGCAGCAGGCGACCAAGGCCAATAAACTCTGTGTTGTCTATGAAGCCGGCCCTTGCGGCTTCTGGCTCTACCGCCATCTCAATAAGCGCGATATCGACTGCTGGGTCATTGCACCTGCTCTCATCCCAAAAGCTCCTGGCGATAAAGTGAAGACCGACAAACGCGACGCTTGCACCTTGGCACGCCTAGCTCGCTCGGGGGACATTGCCCCCATATACATACCTGACGCCAGAGACGAGGCCATTCGCGATCTTATTCGCTGTCGCGAGGACGCCATGCTGGACCTGCGGCAAGCTCGTCAGCGGCTCAAGTCGTTTCTACTGCGCAATGGCCACCCCTGTAGCGGTCGACAAAACTGGACCGACGCCTATAAACGCCACCTGGCTGACATCCACTTCTCCGAGCCAGCACAGAAGATCACCTTTCAGGACTATATTCACACTGTCACCGAGCGTTACGAACGCCTGCAACGCCTCGAACTCGAAATGGAGACCCTGGCCGAATCCTGGCGCTGGTATCCCTTGGTACAGCAACTCACGGCGCTGCGAGGCATCCGCTTCCTGTCGGCCATCACCCTGATGGCGGAACTTGGCGACCTGCGGCGTTTCACCAACCCCAGGCAACTCATGAACTTCGTGGGGCTAACCCCCAGTGAACGTTCAAGTGGTACTAGGGAAAGGCGCGGGAACATCACCAAATGTGGCAATACCCACGCTCGGCGCATCCTCATTGAAGCCGCCTGGGCCTATCGCTTTAGCCCCAAAGTCTCCCGAGAAATGCAGATACGTCAGCAGCACCACTCACACAAGCTGCAACAACGCTCCTGGGAGGTACAACTGCGCCTGTGTGCCCGCTTCCGGCGGTTGCAAGCACGAGGCAAAGAGTACAACAAAGTGGTCACCGCCGTGGCCAGAGAGCTCACGGGCTACCTGTGGGACATCGCTCAGCGTTTTGAACCAGAGCGCCGTGTCCACATAGGCTGA
- a CDS encoding IS3 family transposase (programmed frameshift) gives MPAYKTGKRTQQYSVEFKVKAVTWSHLPHRSVKEVAQALDIHPFMLSRWRKEYRDGKWGMTKKTKKQPEQLSKSDEISQLKRRLAELELENDLPKKVATVSSRGTEESFRFVARYQGKIRLSRLCQFVGVSRSGFYAWKKRQPSQRAQTDSVLSREIQRLFRLSKERYGSPRIHAQLKQKGISVARKRVSRLMRELGLRARSVRVYRQMNKRRQTLKATENLRLTSDAPTAVNQQWSGDVTYLKLGRKWYYLAVIIDLYSRKVVGWSFSDNRTSKLTEGALVKALRTRRPKGGLLFHSDRGIEYLNENLQGYYKRHGIRHSLNRAGCCTDNAEVESFFHTLKGEMFQGARFRDHWKLRDELANYIDQFYNRRRLHSSLGYQSPHQFERLAA, from the exons ATGCCTGCCTACAAGACAGGAAAACGAACCCAGCAGTACAGTGTAGAGTTCAAGGTAAAAGCGGTGACTTGGTCACACCTTCCTCATCGTTCAGTAAAGGAAGTAGCCCAAGCTCTGGACATTCATCCGTTCATGTTGTCTCGTTGGCGCAAAGAGTACCGAGACGGCAAATGGGGCATGACAAAAAAGACTAAAAAGCAGCCAGAGCAGCTTTCCAAAAGTGATGAAATCAGCCAACTCAAGCGGCGTCTTGCTGAGTTAGAGCTGGAGAATGATCTGC CTAAAAAAGTGGCAACGGTTTCAAGCCGAGGAACAGAGGAATCGTTCCGATTCGTAGCGCGATATCAGGGTAAAATCCGACTATCGAGATTATGCCAGTTTGTCGGCGTTTCACGGTCAGGTTTCTATGCCTGGAAGAAGCGTCAGCCCAGTCAACGCGCTCAAACTGATAGCGTCCTGAGCAGAGAGATTCAGCGGCTTTTCCGTTTGTCCAAAGAGCGCTACGGCAGCCCTCGAATTCATGCCCAGCTGAAGCAGAAAGGCATTAGCGTGGCTCGAAAGCGAGTGTCCAGGCTAATGCGTGAACTTGGCCTTAGGGCGCGTTCTGTGAGGGTTTACCGTCAAATGAACAAGCGCCGGCAAACTTTGAAGGCAACAGAAAACCTGAGGCTGACTAGTGATGCCCCAACTGCTGTCAATCAGCAATGGTCCGGCGACGTTACCTACTTAAAGCTAGGGCGGAAATGGTATTACCTGGCGGTGATTATCGACCTGTACTCCAGAAAGGTTGTCGGTTGGTCATTCAGCGATAACCGGACGTCAAAATTGACTGAAGGTGCCTTGGTGAAAGCGCTACGCACGCGGCGCCCGAAAGGGGGCCTGCTGTTCCATTCTGACCGAGGTATTGAGTATCTGAATGAAAACCTACAAGGTTACTACAAGCGCCATGGAATCAGACACAGCTTGAACCGAGCTGGTTGCTGTACTGACAACGCCGAGGTGGAGTCATTTTTCCATACATTGAAAGGCGAAATGTTCCAGGGAGCACGGTTCCGAGATCATTGGAAGCTGAGAGACGAACTGGCTAACTACATTGACCAGTTCTATAACCGTCGACGATTACACTCGAGCTTGGGCTACCAAAGTCCACACCAGTTCGAGAGACTCGCGGCATAA
- a CDS encoding IS110 family transposase, with product MIKANTLFVGLDVHKETTDVALISDSMGDTVRYYGTVPTNIRAFDKLLKQQATKANKLCVVYEAGPCGFWLYRHLNKRDIDCWVIAPALIPRAPGDKVKTDKRDACTLARLARSGDIAPIYIPDARDEAIRDLIRCREDAMLDLRQARQRLKSFLLRNGHPCSGRQNWTDAYKRHLADIHFSEPAQKITFQDYIHTVTERYERLQRLELEMETLAESWRWYPLVQQLTALRGIRFLSAITLMAELGDLRRFTNPRQLMNFVGLTPSERSSGTRERRGNITKCGNTHARRILIEAAWAYRFSPKVSREMQIRQQHHSHKLQQRSWEVQLRLCARFRRLQARGKEYNKVVTAVARELTGYLWDIAQRFEPERRVHIG from the coding sequence ATGATTAAAGCTAACACACTTTTCGTCGGACTGGATGTGCACAAGGAAACCACTGATGTCGCTTTGATTTCCGATTCGATGGGTGACACCGTTCGCTACTACGGCACCGTTCCCACCAACATTAGGGCCTTCGACAAACTGCTGAAGCAGCAGGCGACCAAGGCCAATAAGCTCTGTGTTGTCTATGAAGCCGGCCCTTGCGGATTCTGGCTCTACCGCCATCTCAATAAGCGCGATATCGACTGCTGGGTCATTGCACCTGCTCTCATCCCAAGAGCTCCTGGCGATAAAGTGAAGACCGACAAACGCGACGCGTGCACCTTGGCACGTCTGGCTCGCTCGGGGGACATTGCCCCCATATACATACCTGACGCCAGAGACGAGGCCATTCGCGATCTTATTCGCTGTCGCGAGGACGCCATGCTGGACCTGCGCCAAGCTCGTCAGCGGCTCAAGTCGTTTCTACTGCGCAATGGCCACCCCTGTAGCGGTCGCCAAAATTGGACCGACGCCTATAAACGCCACCTGGCTGACATCCACTTCTCCGAGCCAGCACAGAAGATAACCTTTCAGGACTATATTCACACTGTCACCGAGCGTTACGAGCGCCTGCAACGCCTCGAACTCGAAATGGAGACCCTGGCCGAATCCTGGCGCTGGTATCCCTTGGTACAGCAACTCACGGCGCTGCGAGGAATCCGCTTCCTGTCGGCCATCACCCTGATGGCGGAACTTGGCGACCTGCGGCGTTTCACCAACCCCAGGCAACTCATGAACTTCGTGGGGCTAACCCCCAGTGAACGTTCAAGTGGTACTAGGGAAAGGCGCGGGAACATCACCAAATGTGGCAATACCCACGCTCGGCGCATCCTCATTGAAGCCGCCTGGGCCTATCGCTTTAGCCCCAAAGTCTCCCGAGAAATGCAGATACGTCAGCAGCACCACTCACACAAGCTGCAACAACGCTCCTGGGAGGTACAACTGCGCCTGTGTGCCCGCTTCCGGCGGTTGCAAGCACGAGGCAAGGAGTACAACAAAGTGGTCACAGCCGTGGCCAGAGAGCTCACGGGCTACCTGTGGGACATCGCCCAACGTTTTGAACCGGAGCGACGTGTCCACATAGGCTGA
- the ltrA gene encoding group II intron reverse transcriptase/maturase, producing MTTDLQAIAFKARTHPKHRFQDLYGLLEPELLYTSWGQLNKHAAPGVDGARFPEYQQNLVQNITRLSAELKTKRYRAKPIKRVFIPKSNGKQRPLGLPTIDDKLVQQSVSQILQSIWESDFLPFSYGYRPNKSAHQAVESLNQNLFRGRFGYIVEADIKGFFDNMSHDWLHKMLLQRVDDKALLSTIKQWLKAKIKSPEGCCTKSRSGTPQGGVISPILANIYLHYAVDIWFEKVVKPRLRGDAMLIRYADDFVCAFQHQQDAEAFYRVLPKRLKKFDLEVAGEKTKIIRFNRYSPGRDKKFQFLGFEFLWELNAKGKACLRRRTAPKKQKATLTEFYRWIKFSRFKRLREWLPSLKRKLTGFGNYFGLPDNSRSLTGLYKHVIDSLYKWLNRRSQRRSYNWAGLKQMLMCFGIRGMRVRRRSNVKVDWYLGACITRAYV from the coding sequence ATGACAACCGACCTGCAAGCCATTGCATTTAAGGCACGAACCCACCCTAAGCACAGATTTCAGGATCTATATGGACTGCTAGAGCCTGAATTGTTGTATACCAGCTGGGGTCAACTAAACAAACACGCCGCGCCAGGCGTAGATGGTGCTCGTTTTCCAGAATATCAACAAAATCTGGTGCAGAACATCACTCGTTTATCCGCTGAGCTTAAAACCAAGCGTTACAGGGCGAAGCCGATAAAGCGAGTATTCATCCCTAAGAGTAATGGAAAACAACGGCCACTAGGGCTGCCGACCATAGACGATAAACTGGTGCAGCAAAGTGTCAGTCAGATACTGCAAAGCATCTGGGAGAGCGATTTCCTGCCCTTCAGCTATGGATATCGGCCGAACAAAAGTGCTCACCAAGCCGTAGAGAGTCTGAATCAGAATCTGTTTCGGGGTCGATTTGGTTATATCGTGGAAGCTGACATTAAGGGTTTCTTCGATAATATGAGTCACGATTGGTTGCACAAAATGTTGCTGCAGCGAGTGGACGATAAGGCATTGCTGAGCACTATCAAGCAGTGGTTGAAGGCGAAGATAAAGTCACCGGAGGGCTGTTGCACGAAATCGCGCAGTGGTACCCCGCAAGGTGGCGTTATCAGCCCGATACTGGCAAATATCTACCTGCATTATGCTGTGGACATTTGGTTCGAGAAGGTGGTGAAGCCTCGATTAAGAGGCGATGCGATGCTCATTCGTTATGCGGATGATTTTGTGTGTGCTTTTCAGCACCAACAGGATGCAGAAGCATTCTATCGGGTGCTGCCAAAACGGCTAAAGAAATTCGATCTTGAGGTAGCCGGAGAAAAGACCAAAATCATTCGATTCAACCGTTACAGCCCAGGGCGAGATAAGAAATTTCAGTTCCTTGGGTTCGAGTTTCTTTGGGAATTGAATGCGAAAGGTAAAGCCTGCTTGAGACGGCGCACTGCGCCAAAGAAGCAGAAAGCCACGTTAACAGAGTTCTATCGCTGGATAAAATTCAGTCGATTTAAACGGTTAAGAGAGTGGCTGCCCAGTCTCAAACGCAAACTGACTGGCTTTGGCAATTATTTTGGTCTGCCGGATAACAGCCGTAGCCTCACAGGCCTGTACAAGCATGTCATCGATAGTTTGTACAAATGGCTAAATAGGCGAAGTCAGCGGCGCAGTTACAACTGGGCAGGCCTGAAGCAGATGCTAATGTGTTTTGGAATTAGGGGGATGCGAGTTCGTAGACGTAGTAACGTTAAAGTGGACTGGTATCTGGGCGCGTGTATTACACGAGCATATGTATAA
- a CDS encoding integron integrase, which yields MTSPFLQHLAERMRAMRYRENTVRTYSLWIRRYINFCGQKHPTELGHCEAERFLSYLATQCNLSPSTQAIALNALVFLYKEVVNQPLALTLEFQRSQRQPKLPVVLTQTEVSTLLACAAPRYRLAMQLMYGSGLRKSEAYRLRVKDLDFDYSGIQVWDSKGGKHRRVTLARELFDALRGQISHVQQLLQHDRQHPEYCGVNMPFALARKFPRGPFELGWQFLFPSDTLSHDPDGGALRRHHIHPSSLRKAVKMAAIKANITKQVTCHTLRHSFATHLLQRGTDIRTIQAQLGHQDLRTTQIYTHVLQMGADGVQSPLSHLGLSINNVSEHQPIYH from the coding sequence ATGACATCTCCATTCCTTCAGCATCTGGCCGAGAGGATGCGCGCCATGCGATACCGTGAAAACACGGTACGCACCTACTCACTCTGGATAAGGCGGTACATCAACTTCTGTGGTCAGAAACACCCCACTGAATTGGGCCACTGCGAAGCTGAGCGGTTCCTGTCCTACCTGGCTACTCAGTGCAATCTATCGCCCAGTACCCAGGCCATCGCTCTTAATGCGTTGGTGTTTCTCTATAAGGAGGTCGTGAATCAGCCACTGGCACTGACATTGGAGTTCCAGCGTTCCCAGCGCCAGCCCAAACTACCGGTGGTTCTCACCCAGACAGAGGTGTCCACCCTCCTTGCCTGCGCGGCGCCTCGCTACAGATTGGCCATGCAACTGATGTATGGCAGTGGACTTCGCAAGAGTGAAGCCTACCGCTTGAGAGTCAAAGACCTCGACTTTGATTATTCCGGTATCCAGGTCTGGGACAGCAAGGGCGGTAAGCATCGACGGGTAACGTTAGCCAGGGAGTTGTTCGACGCCCTAAGGGGCCAGATTTCCCACGTTCAACAGCTGCTGCAACATGATCGTCAGCATCCGGAGTATTGTGGCGTTAACATGCCTTTCGCTCTGGCCAGAAAGTTTCCAAGAGGCCCCTTTGAACTGGGGTGGCAGTTTCTCTTTCCTTCGGACACTCTGTCCCACGACCCTGACGGTGGAGCGTTAAGACGTCATCATATCCACCCATCCAGCCTTCGAAAGGCGGTGAAGATGGCAGCAATAAAGGCCAACATCACCAAGCAGGTGACCTGCCACACTCTGCGTCACTCCTTCGCGACTCATCTTCTCCAGAGGGGCACCGACATTCGTACCATACAGGCACAGCTGGGCCATCAGGATTTAAGGACCACGCAAATCTACACCCATGTATTGCAGATGGGGGCAGATGGTGTTCAGAGTCCGCTAAGTCACTTAGGTCTAAGCATTAACAATGTTAGTGAACACCAACCTATATACCATTGA
- a CDS encoding ammonia-forming cytochrome c nitrite reductase subunit c552 — protein sequence MEPPPAVECGEGTVLNTDTNTCEMIPPTGAADFYNSDNWAESFPDQHASWAKTEENTPEEGVTDLLEENPNLVVTWAGYGFAKDYNRARGHHFALTDVISSLRTGSPMIVDGAVQGEAMAASCWSCKSPDLARMYDEIGEANFTDNSWSTWGHEMANTIGCADCHELGEDQLRLSRPYTDRAMTTVGRTFGAQDGAEQGSQVCAQCHVEYYFDGTDHKKVKYPWDFWVPGVKTDYATEAGYAGSDGLYDGFAAEAQLAYFDSIGFKDWTNAISGAPSLKTQHPEYENLADRTSHVMSGHLDFSCVTCHMPKSTNDEGVEFSNHNVRFDASRLPSSCQGCHSPAAFETILKGRKDEIKALRFGANGTDARLTELHFKAQAIWSANGVEGLKEGKTIGEAKAAYEGALKAGNELAGEMNSLLTKIRNAQWFWDSATASHGIHAHNKAEAVRLLEKSNGIIDAALVEADALLTKYDPDYVFDITTVDTKAEAQPRAGLDLEKMKTDKAKFISERVEKEWPHELKK from the coding sequence GTGGAACCGCCCCCGGCGGTGGAGTGCGGCGAAGGCACCGTACTGAATACCGACACCAACACCTGTGAAATGATCCCCCCAACGGGTGCCGCTGATTTTTACAACAGTGATAACTGGGCCGAGAGCTTCCCCGACCAGCATGCCTCCTGGGCGAAAACCGAAGAAAATACGCCGGAAGAGGGCGTGACCGATCTTCTGGAAGAGAACCCCAATTTGGTGGTGACCTGGGCCGGCTATGGCTTTGCCAAAGACTACAATCGCGCCCGTGGCCACCACTTTGCTTTGACGGATGTGATCTCCTCTCTGCGTACCGGCAGTCCGATGATCGTCGACGGTGCCGTTCAAGGCGAAGCCATGGCGGCCAGCTGCTGGTCCTGTAAGTCTCCGGATCTTGCCCGAATGTACGATGAGATTGGCGAGGCCAACTTCACCGACAACTCCTGGTCTACCTGGGGTCACGAGATGGCCAACACCATTGGTTGCGCCGACTGTCATGAACTGGGTGAAGACCAACTGCGTCTGTCCCGCCCCTACACCGACAGAGCCATGACCACTGTGGGTCGTACCTTTGGTGCTCAGGACGGCGCAGAGCAGGGCAGCCAGGTCTGCGCTCAGTGCCACGTCGAATACTATTTTGACGGCACCGACCACAAGAAGGTGAAATACCCCTGGGACTTCTGGGTACCCGGTGTGAAGACTGACTACGCCACAGAAGCGGGTTACGCCGGCTCCGACGGCCTGTATGACGGTTTTGCCGCCGAAGCACAGCTGGCTTACTTCGATTCCATTGGCTTCAAGGACTGGACCAATGCCATCTCTGGTGCGCCAAGCCTGAAGACTCAGCACCCCGAGTATGAAAACCTGGCCGACCGCACCAGCCACGTGATGTCTGGTCACCTGGACTTCAGCTGTGTCACCTGTCACATGCCTAAGTCCACCAACGACGAAGGGGTGGAGTTCTCCAACCACAACGTTCGCTTCGATGCCTCCAGGCTGCCCAGCAGCTGTCAGGGCTGTCACAGCCCCGCTGCCTTTGAGACCATCCTGAAAGGTCGTAAGGACGAGATTAAGGCCCTGCGCTTTGGCGCTAACGGTACCGATGCTCGTTTGACCGAACTGCACTTCAAGGCCCAGGCCATCTGGTCTGCCAATGGTGTAGAGGGACTGAAGGAGGGTAAGACCATCGGTGAGGCGAAAGCGGCCTATGAAGGCGCGCTGAAGGCCGGTAATGAACTGGCTGGTGAGATGAACAGCCTGCTGACCAAGATTCGTAATGCTCAGTGGTTCTGGGACAGCGCTACCGCGTCTCACGGTATCCATGCCCACAACAAGGCTGAAGCGGTTCGTCTGCTGGAGAAATCCAACGGCATTATCGATGCAGCCCTGGTTGAGGCGGATGCCCTGCTGACCAAGTACGACCCGGATTATGTCTTCGACATCACTACTGTTGACACCAAAGCAGAGGCACAACCTCGGGCGGGTCTTGACCTGGAGAAGATGAAAACTGATAAGGCCAAGTTTATCTCTGAGCGTGTAGAGAAAGAGTGGCCACACGAGCTTAAGAAGTAA
- a CDS encoding MmcQ/YjbR family DNA-binding protein: MDQLQAKSYLLARPCCLLDTPFGPEVAVFKVKGKMFATLALGQDKRHYWMNLKCDPDEALALRDIFEAVVPGYHMNKKHWNTVILDGSIPQGEIERMIDNSYSLVVRSLPKRDRTAVEVHL; the protein is encoded by the coding sequence ATGGACCAATTACAGGCCAAATCCTACCTGCTGGCACGCCCATGCTGCTTGCTGGACACCCCGTTCGGGCCAGAGGTGGCGGTATTCAAGGTGAAGGGCAAGATGTTTGCCACCCTGGCCCTCGGCCAGGACAAGCGCCATTACTGGATGAATTTAAAGTGTGACCCGGACGAAGCCTTGGCGCTGAGGGACATTTTCGAGGCAGTGGTGCCCGGCTACCACATGAATAAGAAGCACTGGAACACGGTGATTCTGGACGGCTCCATTCCCCAGGGTGAGATAGAACGGATGATCGATAACTCCTATTCCCTGGTGGTGCGTTCACTGCCCAAGCGGGATCGCACCGCTGTGGAGGTTCATCTTTAA
- the bioA gene encoding adenosylmethionine--8-amino-7-oxononanoate transaminase — translation MTIDIQFDQDHVWHPYTSTLDPLPCYPVTRADGVELTLEDGRRLIDGMSSWWSAIHGYNHPKLNQAAAAQLEQMSHVMFGGITHKPAVELCRKLVAMTPAPLEKVFLADSGSVSVEVALKMALQYWAAKGERRAKFLTLRHGYHGDTFAAMSVTDPDNSMHSLYKGFLPEHIFADFPEGGFFDPWNPDDFSDFHSKFMANQQQLAAVILEPIVQGAGGMRFYHPEFLRQVRKLCDQHGVLLICDEIATGFGRTGKLFACEHAGISPDILCLGKALTGGYMTLAATLTTKHVADTVCSGAAGCFMHGPTFMGNPLACAVANASLALIGEGHWQKQVAQIETQLAELLPPLAQLEKVKSVRWLGAIGVVETHEPVNVAEIQSVFVEQGVWIRPFGRLVYIMPPYIMAPQQLRQVVRAMEVGLSD, via the coding sequence ATGACCATCGACATTCAGTTTGACCAAGACCATGTCTGGCACCCTTACACCTCCACCCTGGACCCCTTGCCCTGTTACCCGGTGACCCGCGCCGACGGAGTGGAGCTGACTCTGGAGGATGGGCGACGGCTGATCGATGGCATGTCCTCCTGGTGGTCGGCCATCCACGGCTACAACCACCCTAAGCTGAACCAGGCCGCCGCCGCCCAGCTGGAGCAGATGTCCCACGTGATGTTCGGTGGCATCACCCACAAGCCGGCGGTGGAGCTGTGTCGCAAGTTGGTGGCGATGACGCCTGCGCCTCTGGAGAAGGTGTTCCTGGCCGATTCGGGTTCGGTGTCGGTGGAAGTGGCACTGAAGATGGCCCTGCAGTACTGGGCCGCCAAGGGGGAGCGCCGGGCCAAGTTCCTGACTCTGCGCCACGGATACCATGGCGACACCTTTGCCGCCATGTCGGTGACCGATCCGGACAACTCCATGCACAGCCTGTATAAGGGGTTTCTGCCGGAGCACATCTTTGCCGACTTTCCCGAGGGCGGCTTCTTCGACCCCTGGAACCCGGATGACTTCAGCGACTTCCACAGCAAGTTCATGGCCAATCAGCAACAGCTGGCGGCGGTCATTCTTGAGCCCATAGTCCAGGGGGCCGGCGGCATGCGCTTCTATCACCCCGAATTCCTGCGCCAGGTGCGTAAGCTGTGCGACCAGCATGGGGTGCTGTTGATTTGCGATGAGATTGCCACCGGCTTTGGCCGCACCGGCAAGCTGTTTGCCTGCGAGCATGCGGGGATCAGCCCGGACATCCTCTGTCTGGGCAAGGCGCTGACCGGAGGCTACATGACCCTGGCGGCCACCCTGACCACCAAGCATGTGGCCGACACCGTCTGCTCCGGTGCGGCGGGGTGCTTCATGCATGGCCCCACCTTCATGGGCAACCCTTTGGCCTGTGCGGTAGCCAACGCCAGCCTGGCGCTGATTGGCGAAGGACACTGGCAGAAACAGGTAGCGCAGATTGAAACGCAGCTGGCGGAGCTACTGCCGCCGCTGGCGCAGCTGGAGAAGGTGAAATCGGTGCGCTGGCTCGGTGCCATCGGGGTGGTGGAGACCCACGAGCCGGTGAATGTGGCTGAAATTCAGAGCGTGTTTGTGGAGCAGGGCGTCTGGATTCGACCCTTCGGCCGCCTGGTGTACATCATGCCCCCCTACATCATGGCGCCGCAGCAGCTTCGTCAGGTGGTCAGGGCGATGGAGGTGGGGCTCAGCGACTGA
- the bioB gene encoding biotin synthase BioB: protein MELRHNWTREEVDTLFNLPFMELMFQAQQVHRQYHDPNKVQVSTLLSIKTGACPEDCKYCPQSAHYRTDIDKERLMEVEQVLESARKAKAAGSQRFCMGAAWKNPKERDMPYLVEMIRGVKDMGMETCMTLGMLDAHQAKELADAGLDYYNHNLDTSREYYGNIITTRTYQDRLDTLSHVRDAGMKVCSGGIIGMGESADDRFGLLVELANLPTHPESVPINMLVKVKGTPMEEAEDVEAFDFVRLIAIARIMMPQSAVRLSAGRENMNEQMQALCFMAGANSVFYGCKLLTTPNPSEDKDLLLFNKLGINSEQKSQRPDVAEADALMARVSHNIASRPSDEDLFYDASR, encoded by the coding sequence GTGGAGCTGCGACATAACTGGACCCGGGAAGAGGTCGACACCCTGTTTAACCTGCCTTTTATGGAACTGATGTTCCAGGCACAACAGGTGCACCGCCAATATCACGATCCCAACAAGGTGCAGGTCAGCACCCTGCTCTCCATCAAGACCGGCGCCTGCCCTGAGGACTGCAAATACTGTCCCCAGAGTGCCCACTACCGCACCGACATCGACAAGGAGCGGCTGATGGAGGTGGAGCAGGTGCTGGAGTCTGCCCGCAAAGCCAAGGCCGCCGGCTCGCAGCGCTTCTGCATGGGCGCCGCCTGGAAGAACCCCAAAGAGCGCGACATGCCCTATTTGGTGGAGATGATCCGTGGTGTCAAAGACATGGGCATGGAAACCTGTATGACCCTGGGAATGCTGGACGCCCATCAGGCCAAAGAGCTGGCCGACGCCGGTCTGGATTACTACAACCACAACCTGGACACCTCCAGGGAGTACTACGGCAACATCATCACCACCCGCACCTACCAGGACCGACTGGACACCCTGAGCCACGTCCGTGACGCCGGCATGAAAGTGTGTTCCGGCGGCATCATCGGCATGGGCGAAAGCGCCGACGACCGTTTTGGCCTGTTGGTGGAACTGGCCAACCTGCCTACCCACCCGGAGAGTGTGCCCATCAACATGCTGGTGAAGGTGAAGGGCACCCCCATGGAGGAAGCCGAAGACGTGGAAGCCTTCGACTTCGTTCGCCTGATCGCCATCGCCCGCATCATGATGCCCCAGTCCGCAGTGCGCCTCTCCGCCGGCCGGGAAAACATGAACGAGCAGATGCAGGCCCTGTGCTTTATGGCCGGTGCCAATTCGGTGTTCTACGGCTGCAAGCTGCTGACCACCCCCAACCCGTCCGAAGACAAGGATCTGCTGCTGTTCAACAAACTGGGCATTAACTCGGAGCAGAAGTCCCAGCGCCCGGATGTGGCCGAAGCAGACGCCCTGATGGCCAGGGTCAGCCACAACATCGCCTCCCGCCCCAGCGATGAGGATCTGTTCTACGATGCCAGCCGCTGA